The DNA segment GCAATAGAAAACGCCGTTGCTGAAACGGCATTTTTTCGTGCTGCAGATAACGGATTTGAAATTAGATGGTTCACACCGGAAATAGAAATAGACCTTTGCGGGCATGCAACACTTGCGACAGCACATGTTATTGCCCGTCATCTTCAGCCGTCACTAACTTCCCTGATTTTTTACTCCCAAAGCGGGCAATTGGCAGTTACCGTTGATGGAGAATTGCTGACATTAAACTTTCCCTCCCGTAAACCAATCCCAAGTTCAGCTCCTCAAATAATTCTCGATTCGATTCAGGTTGAACCGATAGAAGTATTAAAATCGAGAGATTATGTTCTTGTCTTTGAAAATGAAAGAACCATCAGAAATATGACTCCAGACCAAAATCTCCTCAACAGTATCAATCTTGGAACTGGCGGCATTGCAGTGACAGCAAAAGGCGATGAAGTGGATTTTGTTTCTCGATTTTTCACTCCTCAGGCCAGCATTTTTGAAGATCCAGTAACAGGGTCTGCACATTGCTCTCTCATTCCATATTGGAGCGAAAAGCTTTCAAAGGATTCAATGATTGCTGTACAGGCATCACCTAGAACAGGAATCCTTTACTGCAAGAACCTTAATGAGCGAGTTTTAATTTCTGGAAAAGCTGTCACTTATCTTGAAGGGCACATTATGATTTAACCCCTTTGGATGGAACCAAATTCCCCACCTCATTCTGCTGCAATCAACTATTAGTCTTTTGATGCAATAAAAAAATCCCGTTTGCTCTTACGGTGTTGGAGCAAACGGGATTTATACATGTTGTTCTTAGTCTAATCTTTCGCCTTTTCTAAAATTGTCTCGTCCCATGTGTAATCTCTGTAATTAATGCGGAATAGAGTAGAATAAAGAACCGGACACAAAATAAGTGTAAGTCCGCTCGCCACAGCTAGTCCTGAAACCATCAATACAGCCATCGGGCGCCACATACCACCACCGGACACGATCAATGGAACAAGCCCCACAATGGTCGTAATTGTGGTCATAATAATTGGTCTGGAACGCTGTAATCCCGATAGAATAAGGGCATTTTGAATATCTATATCCTTACGCGAAAGTACATCTACCCTATCAATAAGCATGATGGCATTGTTAACAATGATCCCCAGAAGGCTAATAAGACCAAGCAACGGCATGAAGCCAAACGGCTGGCCTGTAAGAATCATACCGGGGACAACGCCAATCATCATAGGAGGCAGTGTTAGCAGAATAATTAGCGGCTTACGCACAGAGTTAAACTGTGCAACCAATACCAAAATAAGAAGCCCCATAGCGAGCGGCATATTTGCCATTAATGCAGCCTGCGCTTTCCGGCTCTCTTCATCTTCACCGCCCACCTCAAGCGTGTAGTTTAACGGCCACTCTTCAGACGTCATCAACGTATCCAATTCCGGCTGAATTTCCTGAAGCACGTCCGAGGCATAGCGACCATAGACATCCGCCATAACAGTCATAGTTCGCACTTCATCACGCCGCCGAACGTTTGACGGCTGCCAAATAAAAAAGGCATTAGCGACCTGCGCCAGTGGAACACTTCTTTTTTCTGTATATGAGTACACGTTCATTCCCGGAATCTTATCCGCCTGATCACGGTAGTCATCATCTGAGCGTAAAACTATCGGGATTACCGTGTCTCCATCGCGGAAGTCGGATACGGGCAATTCCGACATCTGCATCTGCATGGATGATGCGATATCCTCACTGGTAAATCCTGCTCGCCGTGCCCTGTCCTGATTAACCTCAATGACAAGTTCTTTCGTCCACTCGCCCCAGTCATCCCAGACAACACTTACTCCCTCTTTGCTTTCTAGAATTTTACCAATCTTTTCACGCAAGTCATAGAGCTGTTCAACGCTGTCTCCGGCTAAACGCAATTCAATTGAGGCACCTGCAGGAGGTCCAAGCATCATTTTCTTTAATCTGAACCGTGTGTCTGGAAAGTTTTCTATTAATTCTTTCTCAGTCTTATCTAAAAAACTGTCCAAATGTTCAAACGAGTCAATATTAACTATCAATGTTGCTAAGTTTTCATTCTGCTGCTCAAGATCCAGCGGTAAGTACCAACGTGGGCCACCAGTACCGACAAATGTAAGAACAGACTCAAACTCGTCCTGTTTCATTAAAAATTGTTCTAATTTCTCATACCGGCGCTGTGTTGCACGAATATCCGTTCCATAAGGTTGCCAAAAATCAACCATAAACTGCCCACGCTCGTTAGGAGGGAAAAAGATATTCGGAACAGATTTAAAGCCCATTACCGCAATGGCGAACCCTCCAAAAACAATTGCTAGCGCGAGCACTCTGTTTTTCAAAGCAAACAGCAATACCTTACGGTACACAGTGTACACCATGCTGGAAAAGCTCTCTTCTGTAAGCTGTGGTTTCAGCAGGTAGTAGCACATCATTGGAACCATGGTCATTGAAAGCATCCATGACGCTGCAAGCGTCAATGAAATAACAACAAACAATGAAACACAGTATTCACCGGCGGCACTTGGAGCGAGTGGGATAGGAAGAAAAGCAAATATTGTTGTCAGACTAGCAGCCAGCAAAGGAAAAGAGAGTTCTTTGGATGTGCTGGCAACAGCCTGCTTTCGATCCATCCCCTGTCCGAGCTTTACTAGAATATTCTCGCTTACAACCACCCCATTATCTACCAGAATCCCTAATGCAATGATCATTGCGGCAATGGAAATTCGCTCAAGCATCACATCAAACATTGGCATGAAGATAAGTGCGGTCAGCATAGCCATAGGCACAAGGGTTCCGCAAATTAGCCCTACCCGAATTCCGGCAAATAGTAGCATGACAAGGATTACAAAACAGAACGCCTGAACAAGATTTATGAGAAAATCAAAGATAGAGGTTTTAACATATTCCGGAGTGTAAATTGCCATTTCTAAATCTAGACCAGCTGGCAATTCAGTATTTATTTCCTCAACAAGTCCGGTAAGATCCTTACCGAGTTTGATAATATTGTTCCCGACCTTCATGCTTACGGCGAGAAGAACTGCAGGCTTTCCATTATAGCGAACCATAATCGTAGGCGGGTCAACAAAACCACGTTTAATATCTGTTATGTCTGACAACGCTACGCTTTCTTTTCCCCCCGGCGCACGGAGAGAAAGGTTGCGGATATCATCAACAGATAAGAACTCTCCAGTTGAACGAATATTAATCCGTTCAGGGTCATCATACACCTGCCCGCTTGGTTTAATAATGTTCTGTGATTGGATGACGGAAGCAAGAGCAAAGGGACTTAACCCGAGTTCAGCAAAGCGTGCATTCGAAAATTCTATAAAAACACGTTCTTCCTGATTTCCCCAAAACTCCACCTTGGAAACGGCCGGAAACCGCAAAACCCTATTGCGGATAATGTCGGCTTCGTCCTTCATTTCACGATAGGTATAGTCATCACTGGTGAGGGCTATAAGAAATCCGAACACATCGCCAAATTCGTCGTTTACAACAGGAGTTGATGCTTCTTCAGGAAGAAGAGGAAGGGCATCATCAACTTTATTTCGAAGCTTTTGCCATATCGGTGCTACGTCTTTTATGCTTTCATAAATATTAACTTCAATGATGGATAAACCTGTAAGAGATTGAGACTCAAGATAATCTATCTCCCCCATCTCACGAATTTTTTCTTCCAGCTTATCTGTGACAAGCTCTTCTACTTTTTGTGGCGAAGCACCAGGAAACGAGGTGGTGACAACAGCAGTACGCACAATAAAGTCAGGATCTTCTTGTCGTGGGATAATGGCGAGCGTAATGACTCCGGCAACAGCTATAAGAACAAACATTACCAGCGACGTTACATTATTACGTAAGCTCCATTCTGTAATATTCATGCTCACCTGTCCCTACTGTTCCTGAATTCGTACTTTTTGGCCTTCCTGAAGACTATGCACGCCCCTGATTACCACTAGTTCTTCTGGATTGAGACCTGAGCTGACAATGATCCCTCCTTCAGCGGGGAGCAGGATTTCTACCTTACGCATATGCACTGTCTTTTCTTCAGGATTAACGACCCATACATACTTATTATCGTTCGGTAGACCAAAGATAGCGGCAGCAGGAACCACCACATGTCTGTATTTTTCAACTTGCTCAAAACTAAACGTTGTCTCTCCGACCATACCCGAACGAATACGCTTATCTTTTGTATCAATGGAGATTGTTACTGGAAATGTTGATGTTTCATTAGAACGAACTCCAACCTCTTTAACTCTTCCATCCAGTTTCATGTCGCGGAAGACATCAAATCGGATTGTAACGGGTTGTCCTAGTTTCACCATTGCAATCAACCTGTCCGGTACTCCTATATCCATTTCGAGAGATCCTCTTGAGTTAAGCGTTGCAACAGGCTCCCCGATTCCAACATTTGTGTGTACTTCGGCAGGGACAGAACTGATTGTTCCGGCTTCCGGTACATACAAGCGAGTGTATGAAAGATTTCGTTCGGCAATAGCAATTCGTTCACGCTGAGCGTCAGCCTTTGCTCGCATAGAATCTAGATACGATGCAGCCAGATCATATTCACTTAGGCTGATAACATCTTGCTTAACGAGCTTCTTTTTCCGGTCATGATCCAGCTTTGCATTTCTAAGTTCCGCAAGAATATCCTGAAGAGAAGCTTTAGCTTCGCGCAGTTCTAAGAGATAGTCCGTAGGATCAAGCTCTGCTACAAGATCTCCTGCCAATACCTTTTGTCCTACATCCACAGGAAGAGAGATAATCATACCACTTACTCGAAATGAAAGGATGGTCTCAAGAACATCCTTGGCGGTACCTGACGTAGACCAGGTTCTGAATTTAAGGATATTCGGAACTCGATACACAATGACCCTTTTTGAAGGGAGCTCTGCTTCTTCCTTAGAGCCACATCCCCAAAACCCTGCTGTGATCATAACCATCAAGAATAAAAAACTTATCTTCAAGCGTGCCTGCATACTTCACCTTCAAGGATTTAAATAATCACCCTTTTCATAGGACAGAAAAATTCGATTATCTAAAAATAACAAAGCACTATATCTGCAACAACTATATCTTCATGCTTACTCTTAGCGTTTTCTTTTAGTCCGGAACGAAATGAAAAAATTATGGTATGATGTCCGCAACATATTTTAAAATCACTGTAAACAGACTGTAGCGTTTCTCTAACCATAAAATCTGTAAAGTACGTTGGGGCGTGTATGGATCCAGTAATTCTATCCGTCACTTTTATTTTCGGTCTTCTTGCAAACCGTGCT comes from the Halodesulfovibrio marinisediminis DSM 17456 genome and includes:
- a CDS encoding efflux RND transporter permease subunit; this translates as MNITEWSLRNNVTSLVMFVLIAVAGVITLAIIPRQEDPDFIVRTAVVTTSFPGASPQKVEELVTDKLEEKIREMGEIDYLESQSLTGLSIIEVNIYESIKDVAPIWQKLRNKVDDALPLLPEEASTPVVNDEFGDVFGFLIALTSDDYTYREMKDEADIIRNRVLRFPAVSKVEFWGNQEERVFIEFSNARFAELGLSPFALASVIQSQNIIKPSGQVYDDPERINIRSTGEFLSVDDIRNLSLRAPGGKESVALSDITDIKRGFVDPPTIMVRYNGKPAVLLAVSMKVGNNIIKLGKDLTGLVEEINTELPAGLDLEMAIYTPEYVKTSIFDFLINLVQAFCFVILVMLLFAGIRVGLICGTLVPMAMLTALIFMPMFDVMLERISIAAMIIALGILVDNGVVVSENILVKLGQGMDRKQAVASTSKELSFPLLAASLTTIFAFLPIPLAPSAAGEYCVSLFVVISLTLAASWMLSMTMVPMMCYYLLKPQLTEESFSSMVYTVYRKVLLFALKNRVLALAIVFGGFAIAVMGFKSVPNIFFPPNERGQFMVDFWQPYGTDIRATQRRYEKLEQFLMKQDEFESVLTFVGTGGPRWYLPLDLEQQNENLATLIVNIDSFEHLDSFLDKTEKELIENFPDTRFRLKKMMLGPPAGASIELRLAGDSVEQLYDLREKIGKILESKEGVSVVWDDWGEWTKELVIEVNQDRARRAGFTSEDIASSMQMQMSELPVSDFRDGDTVIPIVLRSDDDYRDQADKIPGMNVYSYTEKRSVPLAQVANAFFIWQPSNVRRRDEVRTMTVMADVYGRYASDVLQEIQPELDTLMTSEEWPLNYTLEVGGEDEESRKAQAALMANMPLAMGLLILVLVAQFNSVRKPLIILLTLPPMMIGVVPGMILTGQPFGFMPLLGLISLLGIIVNNAIMLIDRVDVLSRKDIDIQNALILSGLQRSRPIIMTTITTIVGLVPLIVSGGGMWRPMAVLMVSGLAVASGLTLILCPVLYSTLFRINYRDYTWDETILEKAKD
- a CDS encoding PhzF family phenazine biosynthesis protein; the protein is MRLPIFQVDAFTDSIFGGNSAVVCELPHWLPDDVMQKIAIENAVAETAFFRAADNGFEIRWFTPEIEIDLCGHATLATAHVIARHLQPSLTSLIFYSQSGQLAVTVDGELLTLNFPSRKPIPSSAPQIILDSIQVEPIEVLKSRDYVLVFENERTIRNMTPDQNLLNSINLGTGGIAVTAKGDEVDFVSRFFTPQASIFEDPVTGSAHCSLIPYWSEKLSKDSMIAVQASPRTGILYCKNLNERVLISGKAVTYLEGHIMI
- a CDS encoding efflux RND transporter periplasmic adaptor subunit, whose product is MQARLKISFLFLMVMITAGFWGCGSKEEAELPSKRVIVYRVPNILKFRTWSTSGTAKDVLETILSFRVSGMIISLPVDVGQKVLAGDLVAELDPTDYLLELREAKASLQDILAELRNAKLDHDRKKKLVKQDVISLSEYDLAASYLDSMRAKADAQRERIAIAERNLSYTRLYVPEAGTISSVPAEVHTNVGIGEPVATLNSRGSLEMDIGVPDRLIAMVKLGQPVTIRFDVFRDMKLDGRVKEVGVRSNETSTFPVTISIDTKDKRIRSGMVGETTFSFEQVEKYRHVVVPAAAIFGLPNDNKYVWVVNPEEKTVHMRKVEILLPAEGGIIVSSGLNPEELVVIRGVHSLQEGQKVRIQEQ